The sequence below is a genomic window from Betaproteobacteria bacterium.
CATCTGCCGCGGACTGGCCACCAGGCGGAAGGCGCTGTGGGCAAGGCGCGGATCGCCGGGCTTGGGAGTCTCCAGGGCACCGGAGTGCAGCCCCTCGCGCAGGGCGGGCGCCAGGGTGAGGCCGTAGCGGTCGAGGACGGCCAGGGCATCGGCGCAGGTGCTCGGATCGGCCACCGTCGGCCCCGAGGCGATCACCGCCGCAGCGTCCCCCGGCACGTCGGAAATGGCCAGGGTGAGCACCGGCGCCGGCCAGGCGGCCAGGGCCAGGCGCCCGCCCTTGATGGCCGAGAGATGCTTGCGCACACAATTGATCTCGTCGATGTCGGCGCCGCTCCGCAAGAGCTGGGCCGTGAGTGCCCGCTTCTCCTGGCGAGCCCCGCCATCGGCGCGGCCAGCAGCGCCGATCCGCCACCGGAGGCGAGGAAGAGCACCCGCTCGCCAGCCCCGCAGCGGCTCACCCGTTCCAGGATGCGGCGGGCCGCCTCGGCCCCGGCAGCGTCGGGAACCGGGTGGGCCGCCTCGACCACTTCGATGTGCCGGCAAGGAACACCGTGGCCGTAGCGGGTCACCACCAGGCCCTCGAGTTCCCCCGGCCAGGTGGCCTCCACTGCCCGCGCCATGGCTGCCGCCGCCTTGCCGGCGCCGACGACGACCAGGCGACCCTCGCCCGCTTGCGGCAGGGCGGGAGGCACGCAGCGCGCCGGGGCCACCGCGCCCAGTCCGGCGTCGAACAATTCCCGCAGAATTTCCCTCGGCCCCATCGTTCCAGCCTGTCTTGGTCTATGATTGATTTCAGTCAAGGGCACCGCCGCCGTGGCGGAACATCATGCCGACCCATCCCTGAGGGCACCCCCATGAGCGACAGAGAACTGTTTGCCTGGTCCGACAGCTACAACGTCGGCATCCAGGAGGTGGACGAGCAGCACCAGGTTCTGGTCTCGCTCCTCAACCAACTCCACGAAGCGATCCGCGAACACCATGGCAAGACCACCTCGCGGGAAATCCTGGACCGGCTGGCCGAGTATACCCGCACCCATTTCCTGCTCGAAGAAAGCCTCATGCGGCTGACCCACTACCCGGGGCTCGACTTCCACAAGCAGCAGCACGAGGAACTGATCCGCCAGGTGAAGGATCTCCAGCACAAGCTCGACCACGAAAACGCCGCCATCACTTTCGAACTGCTGCACTTCCTCAAGGTCTGGCTGACCCAGCACATCAACGAAAGCGACAAGCGCTTCGGCGCCTTTTTCGAAAGCGCCGGCCTGACCCAGTACGCCACCTGGTCCAAGGAAGTGGAAACCACCATGCAGAAGAAAAAATGGTGGTGGAAGTTCTGGTAGGGGGCGTTCGGGGAGGCGAGCTTGCGCCGGTTTCGCGACGTCACCGCGAAAATGGGTCCATGGTCGCCCCCCGGCAGATTTGATCGATTTCTGGGAGCGCTCCATTTCCCGAAATCGGATCAAAGGTTCTATTCGGTGGCCACCCGCATTACCGACTGGTGGCTCGAACTGAATGAACTGCACCAGCCGCAAAGGGAGATCGGCTTCGACCGACAGGGGAGGGCGCTGTACATCTCTCCCTATTGCCCAGACATTCAGATCTTTCTCAATGTCGGCTGCTCGCCGGAGGAAGTGCTTGGAGAAGTCGAGCCGCCATCCTTCGAGCGCGAGTGGCAGGCCATGGTGCGGCGGCTCGGTTGATTCCACTGACTCCCGAGCCTCAACCCCCGAGGTAAGCCAGCCCGGCCTCGGTTCCCGCCCGGGGCCGGTATTCGCAGCCCACCCAGCCTCTATAGCCGAGGCGGTCCAGCAGCGGGAATATCTGCTCGTATCCCCCTTCGCCGCTGCCCGGTTCGTGGCGCCCCGGCACGTCGGCCGCCTGGATGTGGCCGATGGCGGGCAGGTACTGCGGCAGGCTGCGCCGGGGGTCGTCCCCCATGACCAGAGCGTGGTAGATGTCGTACTGGACCTTGAGATTGGGCCGCCCGATGGCCTCGGCCAGGGCGAAAGCCTTGGCCGGCGAGTCGAGCCAGTAACCGGGCATGTCGAGACGGCTGTTGATGGCTTCGATGAGCACGGTCACCCCCTGGGCCGCGGCGCGGTCGGCGGCGTGGCGCAGGTTGGCGACGTAGGTTTCCCGCAGGGCATCCGCCTCCCAGCCCGCCGGCGTCAGGCCGGCGAGGCAGTGCAGGCGCGGGCAGCCCAGCACCCGGGCGTAGTCGAGGGCGGTCTCGACCCCGGCGGCGAACTCCTCCCGCCGCGCCGGATGGCAGGCCAGGCCCCGCTCCCCCGCCTCCCAGTCGCCGGCCGGAAAGTTGAACAGCACCATGTCCAACCCGCTGGCGGCCAGCCAGCCCGCGATGTCCCGGGCCGGCCAGGGGTAGGGAAAGAGGAACTCGACCCCGCCGAATCCGGCCCGGGCGGCGCGGGCGAAGCGTTCGGCGAAGGGCACTTCGGTAAACAGGAAACTCAGGTTGGCGGCAAAGCGGGGCATGGGCGGAGGAGCACGGGTGGGACGGAAAAGTATAATCCCCCCCACTTTTCGAGGAATCCCCATGAACGAACGCAGCGGCAACCGCCTGTCCAGAATCGTCACGCGCACCGGAGACGCAGGCACCACCGGTCTGGGCGACGGCAGCCGCACCGGCAAGGACAGCCTGCGCATCGACGCCATCGGCGAGGTAGATGAACTCAATTCCAGCCTCGGCCTGCTGCTCTGCGAAGTTCTGCCCGCCCCGGTGCGGGAGGCCCTGACCGCCGTGCAGCACGATCTCTTCGACCTGGGCGGCGAACTCTGCCTGCCGGGCACTACTCTGGTCCGCGAGGCCCAGGTGACGCGACTGGAAGAGCAGGCCGAAGCCTTCAACGCCCCCCTGGGGCGCCTCAAGGAATTCATCCTGCCCGGGGGAACCCGCCCCGCCGCCCTCGCCCACCTGACCCGCACCGTCTGCCGGCGAGCCGAGCGGGCCGTGGTCCGGCTGCACGCCGTCGAGCCGGTGGCCGACGCCACCCGCCGCTACCTGAACCGCCTGTCCGACCTGCTCTTCATCCTCGGCCGCCACCTGAACCACGCCGCCGGCCAGGGCGATGTGCTGTGGCGGCGTTCCGCACCGCAAGACTGAACCCCCGGCGGCACGCCCGCTGCGCAGGGCGAGCGGTCGAGCCCGGGGGAAAAACCCTCACACCCGCGCCAGGGCGCGGAATTCCGGCGGCTCCCAGTGGCGCACGGCGAGGCAGACGCTCAATGCCGGCCGGTCGGCCAGGGGCAGGACGGCATCCGCCGCGTGCTGCTCGGAGTATTCCCGCGCGATCTGCTCCAGCCGCGCCACCAGCCCCACCGCGGCAGCGGCCGAAACCCGCACGCTGACGATGCGCATCGACTCCCCCGGGGCGGCAAAGGGATGGTCGAAGAAGTCCGCGGCCCGGGCGGTGACGTAACGCATGATGGGCCCGTTGGGAATCCAGGCGAAGGTGCGGGCGACGTTGAGGCGGATTCGGTCGTTGGGGAAGAGTTCCAGCACCCCCAGACCTTCCAGGCGCAGGAGAAGCGCCGTGCATTGGGCCCGCTCCAGGCGGTAGGCGGCGAGCATTTCCTCCGCCCCCATCTGGTTGAGGGCGCAGACAGCCACCAGGAGCAGATGCGGATCGGCCACCAGCGCTTCTTCCTGGGCCCGGGACAACTGGTTGAGCAGGCGCCGGGGCCGCGGCTGCACCCGGGCCAGTTCGCCCAGATCCACCTGCACCAGGTCGCAGAGCTGGGCGAAGCGCTCCAGGGAGCAGTCGCGGCGGGAGAAGACGCGCTTCACGGTGGCCTCGGAAAGCCCCAGGGCGCGGGCGGCATCGGCATAGGTGAGACCGCGGGCCTTGAAGTGCAGCTTGAGGGCATCGAAGAGGGTAGGAAAAGCCATGGGCGCACGGGTATCAAATTTTTATACGACATGGAGCATTATGCGCCACGTCGTATTGAAATATTGAACCATCCCCGCGGGCAGACCAGAGTGAGGCCGTTTCTCACCCTCGGAGTCCGCCATGAACACCCGTCTCTCGTCCCTTTTCGCCGCGGTCGCGGCCGCCCTTTCCCTCTCCGGCTGCTATGTCGTTCCCATCGACGCCCGCCATCCGCCCCAGGTCACCTATTCCAGCCGCGGCGCGGCGGAATCCATCGCCTTGCCCGCCGCCCAGCCCCAGACGGTGCAACTCGAAGCGAGGCTCTACCCGGTGAATGATGTGGCCGGCAAAATGGGCGTCCTCACCGCCCTGGTGAGCGACACGCTGAACGGCCACGGCCGCTTCACCCTCAACGCCGGCAGCGAAACCCTGGCGGGGGAAGCCAGCCGCATCGGCACGGACCAGGCCGGCTTCGGCAACGTCTATCGCCACGTCTATGGAGAAACACGCCTGCCGGCCGCCGGCCGGCGCGGAATCGCCAACGCCGCCAGCGGCAAGGGCAGCTACGTCAATTGCGAATACGTGCTCACCGCCGCCGCCCGAGGCGTGGGCGCCTGCCTGTTTTCCAACGGCGCCAAGTACCAGTTGCACTTCGGCGGGTAAGGAATGGCCCTACCCATCGGTAACGCCTATCCCTCCGCCTCCACCAGGCGACGGGCGCGCACGGCGGCGGCGAGCTGGTCGAGGACGGCCACCGTGTCGTCCCAGCCGATGCAGGCGTCGGTGATGCTCTGGCCGTAGCTCAGGGGCCGGTCGGGGGAAAGGTCCTGGCGACCTTCCACCAGGTGGGATTCGACCATCACCCCGACGATGCGCTCGTCGCCTGCAGCGAGCTGACCGGCGACATCGGTGCTCACGTCCTTCTGCCGGGCGTATTGCTTGCTGCTGTTGCCGTGGGAAAAATCGATCATCAGGCGGGCGGCAAGGCCGGCCCGGGCGATGTCCTGGCACGCCGCCTCGACATGGCCGGCGTCGAAATTGGGCTCCTTGCCGCCGCGCAGGATGACGTGACAGTCCTCGTTGCCCACCGTGGCGACGATGGCGGTATGGCCCGACTTGGTCACCGACAGGAAGTGGTGCGGCGACTGGGCGGCGCGGATGGCGTCGACGGCGATGCGCACATTGCCGTCGGTGCCGTTCTTGAAACCCACCGGGCAGGAAAGCCCGGAAGCCAGTTCCCGATGCACCTGGGATTCGGTGGTGCGGGCGCCGATGGCCCCCCAGGCGATGAGGTCCGCGGTGTATTGGGGGGTGATGGTATCCAGGAATTCCGTGGCGCAGGGCAGGCCCAGTTCCGTGGTTTCCAGCAGGATGCGGCGGGCGAGGCGCAGGCCCTCGTTGATGCGGAAGCTGCCGTCGAGCTGGGGATCGTTGATGAGGCCCTTCCAGCCCACCGTGGTGCGCGGCTTTTCGAAATAGACCCGCATCAGCACCACCAGGTCGGCGGCATGGCGGGCGGCTTCTGCCTTCAGACGGCCGGCGTATTCCCGGGCGCTGGCCAGATCGTGGATCGAGCAGGGGCCGACGACCACCAGCAGGCGGTCGTCGGCGCCGTGCAGGATGCGATGGATGGCCTGGCGCGCCTCGAAGGTGGTTCGCGCGGCCCGTTCGCTGGCCGGCAGTTCGGCGAAGACCTGCTCGGGCGGACTGAGTTCGAAGATGGCGGCGATGCGGACATCGTCGGTGATCGGCTGCTTTTCCGGCTGCATAAGAAAACCCATTCTGTTTTGGCGCAAAACGCGGCATTCTACCGGATGGCCATGGACGATCTCTTCGAACCCGCCCCCGACTCCCGGCCTCCGCCCCGCCCCAGGAAGGGTCGCGGCGCGGCGGGCAACGTCGAGCACCGTTTCACCACCTGGAGCCGCCAGGCGGAAGACGACGGCTGGTGGCAGGACGAAACCCCACCCGCTGCCACGCGGCTATCGGTCGATACGGCCCGCAGCATCCTGGCCTGGAACGAATCGCCGGACCTGGGCTTCGACCGTTCCCTCAATCCCTACCGCGGCTGCGAGCACGGCTGCATCTACTGCTACGCCCGCCCCACCCACGCCTGGCTGGGACTTTCGCCCGGCCTTGATTTCGAGACCCGCCTGTTCTGGAAGCCCGACGCCGTCGCCCGCCTCAAGGCCGAACTCGCCGCGCCCGGCTATGCCTGCCGCCCCATCGCCCTGGGCACCGCCACGGACGCCTACCAGCCGGTGGAACGCCAGCAGCGCCTCACCCGGGACGTGCTGGAAGCCCTGCTGGCCCTGGAGCACCCCGTCACCCTGGTCACCAAGTCGGCCCTCGTCGCCCGGGATGTCGGCCTGTGGGCCACCCTGGCTGCCCGCCGCCTGGCCGCCGTGGCCCTGTCGGTCACCAGTCTGGATAATGAACTCTCCCGCCGCCTGGAGCCCCGGGCCGCAGCGCCTGCCGCCCGGCTGCGGGCGCTGCGCACCCTGGCCGACACCGGGGTGCCCGCGGGCGTCCTGGTGGCCCCCATCATTCCAGCCCTGAACGACCATCAACTGGAACAGGTTCTGGAAGCCGCCCGGGACCACGGCGCCCGCTACGCCGGCTATACCCTTTTGCGCCTGCCCCACGAGGTGGCCGGGCTGTTTGGCCAATGGCTCGACCACCACGCGCCGGAAAAGGCCGCCCGCCTGATGGCCGTGCTCTACGACCTGCGCGGCGGCCGCGCCAACGACACCACCTTCGGCCGCCGCATGACCGGCCTGGGCCACTACGCCGACCTCATCCGACAGCGCTTCGAACTCGCCTGCCGCCGCCTCGGCCTGGCCACCACCTGGCCCGAACTCGACTGCACCCGCTTCCGCCCGCCACGAGCGGAGGGGGATCCGGGTGGTCAGATGTCCTTGTTCTAGAAGCGGACCGGGATGAAAAGGGAATCCGGTGCGAGCCCCGGGCCTTCATTCCGAAGCTGCCCCCGCAACTGTCGTCGGCAA
It includes:
- the aroG gene encoding 3-deoxy-7-phosphoheptulonate synthase AroG, giving the protein MQPEKQPITDDVRIAAIFELSPPEQVFAELPASERAARTTFEARQAIHRILHGADDRLLVVVGPCSIHDLASAREYAGRLKAEAARHAADLVVLMRVYFEKPRTTVGWKGLINDPQLDGSFRINEGLRLARRILLETTELGLPCATEFLDTITPQYTADLIAWGAIGARTTESQVHRELASGLSCPVGFKNGTDGNVRIAVDAIRAAQSPHHFLSVTKSGHTAIVATVGNEDCHVILRGGKEPNFDAGHVEAACQDIARAGLAARLMIDFSHGNSSKQYARQKDVSTDVAGQLAAGDERIVGVMVESHLVEGRQDLSPDRPLSYGQSITDACIGWDDTVAVLDQLAAAVRARRLVEAEG
- a CDS encoding PA0069 family radical SAM protein is translated as MAMDDLFEPAPDSRPPPRPRKGRGAAGNVEHRFTTWSRQAEDDGWWQDETPPAATRLSVDTARSILAWNESPDLGFDRSLNPYRGCEHGCIYCYARPTHAWLGLSPGLDFETRLFWKPDAVARLKAELAAPGYACRPIALGTATDAYQPVERQQRLTRDVLEALLALEHPVTLVTKSALVARDVGLWATLAARRLAAVALSVTSLDNELSRRLEPRAAAPAARLRALRTLADTGVPAGVLVAPIIPALNDHQLEQVLEAARDHGARYAGYTLLRLPHEVAGLFGQWLDHHAPEKAARLMAVLYDLRGGRANDTTFGRRMTGLGHYADLIRQRFELACRRLGLATTWPELDCTRFRPPRAEGDPGGQMSLF
- a CDS encoding cob(I)yrinic acid a,c-diamide adenosyltransferase; protein product: MNERSGNRLSRIVTRTGDAGTTGLGDGSRTGKDSLRIDAIGEVDELNSSLGLLLCEVLPAPVREALTAVQHDLFDLGGELCLPGTTLVREAQVTRLEEQAEAFNAPLGRLKEFILPGGTRPAALAHLTRTVCRRAERAVVRLHAVEPVADATRRYLNRLSDLLFILGRHLNHAAGQGDVLWRRSAPQD
- a CDS encoding helix-turn-helix transcriptional regulator yields the protein MAFPTLFDALKLHFKARGLTYADAARALGLSEATVKRVFSRRDCSLERFAQLCDLVQVDLGELARVQPRPRRLLNQLSRAQEEALVADPHLLLVAVCALNQMGAEEMLAAYRLERAQCTALLLRLEGLGVLELFPNDRIRLNVARTFAWIPNGPIMRYVTARAADFFDHPFAAPGESMRIVSVRVSAAAAVGLVARLEQIAREYSEQHAADAVLPLADRPALSVCLAVRHWEPPEFRALARV
- a CDS encoding hemerythrin family protein; translated protein: MSDRELFAWSDSYNVGIQEVDEQHQVLVSLLNQLHEAIREHHGKTTSREILDRLAEYTRTHFLLEESLMRLTHYPGLDFHKQQHEELIRQVKDLQHKLDHENAAITFELLHFLKVWLTQHINESDKRFGAFFESAGLTQYATWSKEVETTMQKKKWWWKFW
- a CDS encoding TIM barrel protein, yielding MPRFAANLSFLFTEVPFAERFARAARAGFGGVEFLFPYPWPARDIAGWLAASGLDMVLFNFPAGDWEAGERGLACHPARREEFAAGVETALDYARVLGCPRLHCLAGLTPAGWEADALRETYVANLRHAADRAAAQGVTVLIEAINSRLDMPGYWLDSPAKAFALAEAIGRPNLKVQYDIYHALVMGDDPRRSLPQYLPAIGHIQAADVPGRHEPGSGEGGYEQIFPLLDRLGYRGWVGCEYRPRAGTEAGLAYLGG